One window of Pleurocapsa minor HA4230-MV1 genomic DNA carries:
- a CDS encoding DUF1156 domain-containing protein, with amino-acid sequence MSYRKKLIEVSMPLEAINQESAREKSIRHGHPSTLHLWWARRPLAACRAVLFASLVDDPSAHPDKFPTEEEQQVERQRLHDLIGKIETVGNKQIVKGLVSWDDIKTDKRGISPIIEAAQKEIARCLAWENKHEPPTEPEAVSKYLQEYAPPVYDPFCGGGSIPLEAQRLGIEAHGSDLNPVAVLITKALIEIPPKFKDQPSINPEARKTKDINQWRGAQGLAEDVRYYGKWMRDEAKKRIGHLYPQVELPKEHGGEATVIAWLWARTVKCPNPACGCQMPLVSSFKLSTKKGKEAWIEPIIDRSQQPPIVNFEVKTGKGTPPEPPKIGRGAKFRCLVCNQVANEKDIRAEFITKRNNAQLIAIVAEGDKGRIYLSPSEQQLAIAMSAKPKWKPEEEMNQETSNLVSGRGYGITHWHEIFTSRQLVALTTFSDLIKEVREKIKQDVVAVEMTDDNLSLNQGGTDATAIADAVSTYLAFAIDRLSDRNSTICSWDVSRDSTRNTFARQAIPMTWDYAEANPLSDSTGNFLGALDWITKVLEQSSCWVNGFVSQIDATTSNIYRESIVVSTDPPYYDNIGYADLSDFFYVLLRRSLGSVYPDLFSTLLVPKEPELVATPYRFGGSKQKAKEFFEQGLNKAFERMRKMASDKYPLTIYYAFKQTETETNGKNGNSTTASTGWETMLEGLIKAGFSITGTLPLRTELSNRMVGNGANVLASSIALVCRPRLNDSPSATRRQFLKQLQTEFPTDLKNLQQGNIAPVDLAQASIGLGMSVFSRYSKVLEADGNPMRVRTALQIINSYIDEFLNEQEGEFDPDTRWALTWFEQYQFEPGQYGDAETLSKAKNTSIKGLEEAGILLAKNGKVRLLKREELPENWNPAKDDRTPDWEATQHLIQTLDKQGETGAALLVAQLGDKSEICRDLAYRLYVICDRQGWTQEAISYNSLVTSWSEISRLAAMEQQSETILQGELAV; translated from the coding sequence ATGTCTTACCGTAAAAAGCTAATCGAAGTTTCCATGCCTCTTGAGGCAATTAACCAAGAGTCAGCCAGGGAAAAATCGATTCGGCACGGGCATCCTTCTACACTACATTTATGGTGGGCAAGAAGACCTCTAGCAGCTTGTCGGGCGGTATTATTCGCTTCATTGGTTGATGATCCTTCGGCTCATCCTGACAAGTTTCCCACAGAAGAAGAACAACAGGTCGAAAGACAGCGATTACACGATCTTATCGGCAAAATTGAAACTGTTGGCAATAAGCAGATAGTAAAGGGTTTGGTATCCTGGGATGATATCAAAACCGATAAAAGGGGCATCTCTCCCATCATTGAAGCAGCCCAAAAGGAAATAGCTCGTTGTTTGGCTTGGGAAAATAAACATGAACCACCTACCGAACCTGAAGCAGTCAGCAAATATCTGCAAGAATATGCTCCACCAGTTTACGATCCTTTCTGTGGAGGGGGTTCGATCCCTTTAGAAGCTCAAAGATTGGGCATTGAAGCTCATGGAAGCGACTTAAATCCTGTAGCGGTATTGATTACCAAGGCTTTGATAGAAATTCCGCCTAAGTTTAAAGATCAACCATCAATTAATCCAGAAGCTCGAAAAACTAAAGATATCAACCAGTGGCGAGGGGCGCAAGGATTAGCGGAAGATGTGCGTTATTACGGTAAGTGGATGCGAGATGAAGCTAAAAAACGTATCGGTCATCTTTATCCCCAGGTTGAGTTGCCAAAAGAACATGGTGGTGAAGCTACTGTAATTGCTTGGTTGTGGGCGCGGACGGTTAAATGTCCCAATCCTGCTTGTGGTTGTCAGATGCCTTTAGTAAGTTCTTTTAAGCTATCGACTAAAAAAGGAAAAGAAGCCTGGATAGAACCAATTATAGATCGTAGCCAGCAGCCACCTATTGTAAACTTTGAAGTAAAAACAGGGAAAGGAACACCACCTGAACCACCAAAAATTGGGCGAGGTGCAAAGTTTCGCTGTTTGGTATGCAATCAGGTTGCTAACGAAAAGGATATTCGTGCTGAATTTATTACTAAACGTAACAATGCTCAACTTATAGCGATTGTAGCGGAAGGAGATAAAGGACGAATTTACTTATCTCCCAGTGAACAGCAATTAGCTATTGCTATGAGTGCCAAGCCAAAGTGGAAGCCAGAAGAAGAGATGAACCAAGAAACAAGCAACTTGGTAAGTGGACGCGGTTACGGTATTACTCATTGGCATGAAATTTTCACCTCTCGCCAGCTTGTTGCTTTAACTACTTTCAGTGATTTGATAAAAGAAGTCAGAGAAAAGATTAAACAAGATGTAGTAGCAGTAGAAATGACTGATGATAACTTATCTCTCAATCAAGGTGGAACAGATGCAACTGCTATTGCTGATGCTGTGTCTACTTACTTGGCGTTTGCTATTGATAGGTTATCTGATAGAAACTCTACTATTTGTTCATGGGATGTTAGTAGAGACAGTACCCGTAATACTTTTGCTCGTCAAGCTATCCCTATGACTTGGGATTATGCAGAAGCTAATCCATTAAGCGATTCTACAGGTAACTTTCTTGGTGCATTAGACTGGATAACTAAAGTACTTGAGCAATCATCTTGTTGGGTAAATGGATTTGTTAGCCAAATAGATGCGACAACTTCTAATATTTATCGAGAATCAATAGTTGTTTCAACAGATCCACCTTACTACGATAATATAGGTTACGCTGACCTCTCAGATTTCTTTTATGTCTTGCTGCGCCGTTCTTTAGGTTCAGTTTATCCTGATTTATTTAGCACTCTTCTTGTACCTAAAGAGCCAGAGTTAGTTGCTACTCCCTATCGCTTCGGTGGTAGTAAACAAAAAGCCAAAGAATTTTTTGAGCAAGGATTAAATAAAGCATTTGAACGAATGCGTAAGATGGCAAGCGATAAATATCCTCTGACTATTTATTACGCTTTCAAACAAACAGAAACAGAAACTAATGGCAAAAACGGTAATTCAACCACAGCTTCAACTGGTTGGGAAACAATGCTAGAAGGACTTATCAAAGCAGGTTTTTCTATCACAGGGACTTTGCCTTTGCGTACAGAATTAAGTAATCGTATGGTTGGTAATGGTGCAAATGTTCTTGCATCATCGATCGCTCTTGTTTGTCGTCCCCGCCTAAATGACTCACCATCCGCTACCCGTCGCCAATTCCTCAAACAACTGCAAACAGAATTTCCTACCGACTTAAAAAACTTACAACAAGGAAATATCGCCCCAGTAGATTTAGCTCAAGCCAGTATTGGGTTAGGAATGTCAGTTTTCTCACGCTACAGCAAAGTATTAGAAGCAGATGGCAATCCTATGCGCGTCCGTACCGCCTTACAAATCATTAACTCCTATATCGATGAATTCCTCAACGAACAGGAAGGAGAATTCGACCCCGATACTCGTTGGGCTTTGACTTGGTTTGAACAATACCAATTTGAGCCAGGACAATATGGCGATGCGGAAACTCTTTCTAAAGCTAAAAATACCAGTATCAAAGGTTTAGAAGAAGCAGGAATTCTGTTAGCTAAAAACGGTAAAGTAAGGCTGCTCAAACGAGAAGAACTACCCGAAAACTGGAATCCAGCTAAAGACGATCGCACTCCCGATTGGGAGGCTACCCAACACCTGATTCAAACCCTCGATAAACAAGGAGAAACTGGTGCAGCTTTACTAGTGGCTCAACTGGGTGACAAAAGCGAAATATGTCGAGATTTAGCTTATCGCTTATATGTAATTTGCGACAGACAAGGATGGACACAAGAAGCAATTTCGTATAACAGTTTAGTTACTTCTTGGTCGGAAATCTCTCGTCTGGCTGCAATGGAACAACAGTCAGAGACAATTTTACAAGGAGAATTGGCAGTTTAA
- a CDS encoding AbrB/MazE/SpoVT family DNA-binding domain-containing protein encodes MAIAKSKLTSKVTQKYQATIPQGVREKLEIEKGDRVIFEIEDEKVVLKKLSTLDWEYLESISATLGEWSSEADEEAYRDL; translated from the coding sequence ATGGCGATCGCAAAAAGCAAATTAACCTCCAAGGTAACTCAAAAGTATCAAGCAACTATTCCCCAAGGAGTAAGAGAAAAACTAGAGATTGAAAAAGGCGATCGCGTTATCTTTGAAATAGAAGATGAAAAAGTAGTTCTCAAAAAACTATCAACCTTAGATTGGGAATATCTAGAGTCAATTTCTGCTACTCTGGGCGAATGGTCATCGGAAGCTGATGAGGAAGCTTATCGTGACTTATAA
- a CDS encoding type II toxin-antitoxin system PemK/MazF family toxin, with protein MRKLIVTYKQFEVVVVPFPFTDSSATKKRPALVISDASAFNKSTKKSVMAMITTASHSSWDLDIPITDLKSAGLKAKSIIRMKLFTLDDDLVLKKIGKLATSDRDRVQKSLQQLFNLESDN; from the coding sequence ATGAGGAAGCTTATCGTGACTTATAAACAATTTGAAGTGGTAGTTGTACCTTTTCCTTTTACTGACAGTTCTGCTACTAAAAAACGTCCCGCTTTAGTTATTTCTGATGCTTCGGCATTTAATAAATCTACTAAGAAAAGTGTCATGGCAATGATTACCACTGCATCTCATTCCTCTTGGGATTTAGATATACCTATTACAGATTTGAAGAGTGCGGGACTAAAAGCAAAATCGATTATCAGAATGAAATTGTTTACCCTAGATGATGATTTAGTGCTTAAAAAGATTGGTAAATTAGCCACAAGCGATCGCGATCGCGTACAAAAATCTCTTCAGCAATTGTTTAATTTAGAAAGCGATAATTAA
- a CDS encoding DUF3883 domain-containing protein, with protein sequence MRLEDLTKGTTVRGVLPTQSVTVVEAKWYGSDVIELIYKEASGNIDSELIYRDREHELEIVTSSLPWSFNGDGRLLRLVSEAQRIQLAHLFDPMLAVHTSLVEPLPHQITAVYGDMLPRQPLRFLLADDPGAGKTIMTGLLISELRIRGDLNRCLIVCPGSLATQWQDELDRRFHLPFDILTNDRLETARSGNAFAEMLLCIVRLDTLSRNDDLQAKLEQTDWDLIVCDEAHKMSAAFYGGDIRETKRYKLGKLLSSLTRHFLLLTATPHNGKEADFQLFMALLDGDRFEGKFRDGVHTVDTSDLMRRLVKEDLLKFDGKPLFPERKAYTVEYHLSDLEAKLYSAVTEYVREEFNRADALSNNGRKGTVGFALTILQRRLASSPEAIYQSLKRRRERLHKRLKEEELVKRGQEVELDWQNLPGVKEEDWEDFEDDLLNDEREATEEELVDQATAARTIAELKVEIELLQKLEKIALQVKLSGTDRKWEELSRILQNEAELFDVRGHRRKLVIFTEHRDTLNYLADRIRNLIGKQETVVTISGGSGREERRKAQEAFTQDPDIQVLIATDAAGEGINLQRAHLMVNYDLPWNPNRLEQRFGRIHRIGQTEVCHLWNLLAAETREGDVYLKLLRKLEIEQKALGGKVFDVLGQAIDGVELRQLLIEAIRYGDLPETRAKLEQVVANRLNRERLQELLSEKVLARDAMDITKIQRIREEMERAEARKLQPHFIGSFFIEAFQHLGGVIRQREPKRYQITNVPALIRNRGRQIGTREPILTRYERICFDKELISVPGKPLAAFICPGHPLLDSTIDLTLERHRDVLKQGSILIDENDPGEEVRVLVTLQHSIQDAKTDISGKRRIVSRRMQYVEICSPLPILLPSPHRRGAGGEVQIRNAGYAPYLDYRPLSETEQTIIETFLEDSNLPTDIETEATKYAISQIVPQHLQEVKQHKEELIDKTLVAVKDRLTKEINYWDYRAAELKQQEEAGKTNAKINSAKARARADELQARLARRIDELQQERRLSPLPPVVAGGALVVPVGLLQRLQGKREPQAQMFARETKRVEMFAMNAVIAAESKLGYEPKDVSSLKCGYDIESRIPETGALRFIEVKGRIKGAETVTVTKNEIITALNKPEHYILAIVEVPPSEEFNAGDAWKVKERSSSYKVQDDSCVVHYVRQPFQKEPDFGVTSVNYNLQELKQRGQKPY encoded by the coding sequence ATGCGATTAGAGGATTTAACTAAAGGGACAACCGTAAGAGGAGTATTGCCTACTCAATCGGTAACTGTTGTTGAGGCAAAATGGTATGGTTCAGATGTAATTGAGCTAATTTACAAAGAAGCTAGCGGTAATATTGATAGTGAATTAATTTATCGCGATCGCGAGCATGAACTAGAAATTGTTACTTCATCTCTGCCTTGGAGTTTTAACGGTGATGGCAGACTCTTACGTTTAGTCAGTGAAGCCCAGCGTATTCAGTTAGCTCATTTGTTCGATCCCATGCTGGCGGTGCATACTTCTCTAGTTGAACCTTTACCCCACCAGATTACTGCGGTTTATGGTGATATGTTACCCCGTCAGCCGTTACGCTTCTTACTAGCAGACGATCCTGGAGCAGGAAAAACCATCATGACAGGATTGCTAATTTCTGAATTACGGATTCGAGGGGACTTAAATCGGTGTTTAATTGTCTGCCCAGGTTCACTAGCTACCCAATGGCAAGATGAACTAGATCGACGATTCCATCTACCTTTTGATATTCTCACAAACGATCGCCTTGAAACAGCCCGTAGTGGAAATGCTTTTGCCGAAATGCTTTTATGTATTGTTCGTTTAGACACACTAAGTCGTAATGATGATTTGCAAGCCAAACTGGAGCAAACCGATTGGGATTTAATTGTCTGCGATGAGGCACATAAGATGTCTGCTGCTTTTTATGGCGGTGACATTAGAGAAACCAAACGCTACAAGCTAGGCAAACTATTATCTAGTTTGACTCGTCACTTTTTGCTACTAACTGCTACGCCTCACAATGGCAAAGAGGCGGACTTTCAGTTATTTATGGCATTATTGGATGGCGATCGCTTTGAAGGTAAATTCCGCGATGGAGTACATACAGTAGATACCTCTGACTTGATGCGGAGATTGGTTAAAGAAGACCTGCTCAAGTTCGATGGCAAACCTCTATTCCCCGAACGGAAAGCCTATACTGTCGAGTACCATCTGTCGGATTTAGAAGCTAAATTATATTCAGCAGTTACCGAATACGTGCGGGAAGAATTTAACCGCGCCGATGCCTTAAGTAATAATGGTAGAAAAGGCACAGTGGGGTTTGCTTTAACTATCCTGCAACGTCGATTAGCTTCTTCTCCCGAAGCTATATATCAATCTTTGAAGAGAAGACGAGAAAGATTACACAAACGGCTTAAAGAGGAAGAATTAGTTAAACGAGGACAGGAAGTAGAGCTAGATTGGCAAAACTTACCAGGAGTTAAAGAAGAAGATTGGGAGGACTTTGAAGATGACCTGCTCAATGACGAACGAGAAGCCACTGAAGAAGAATTAGTTGACCAGGCTACTGCTGCCCGTACTATAGCAGAGCTTAAGGTAGAAATAGAATTACTACAAAAGCTGGAGAAAATAGCCTTACAGGTTAAGCTTAGTGGCACGGATCGGAAGTGGGAAGAACTGAGTCGCATCCTGCAAAATGAAGCAGAATTATTTGATGTCAGGGGGCATCGACGCAAACTAGTCATCTTTACCGAACATCGGGACACTCTTAACTATTTAGCTGATAGAATTCGCAATCTCATTGGCAAACAAGAAACGGTAGTAACTATCAGTGGTGGTTCAGGGAGAGAAGAACGACGTAAGGCACAAGAAGCCTTTACCCAAGATCCAGACATCCAGGTATTAATTGCCACTGATGCTGCGGGAGAAGGGATAAATCTACAAAGGGCGCATTTAATGGTTAATTATGACCTGCCCTGGAATCCCAACCGCTTAGAACAACGATTTGGACGGATTCATCGTATTGGACAAACCGAAGTCTGTCACCTTTGGAATTTATTAGCAGCAGAAACTAGAGAAGGAGATGTATATCTCAAGCTACTAAGGAAACTAGAAATAGAACAAAAAGCATTAGGGGGAAAAGTTTTTGATGTTCTGGGTCAAGCGATCGATGGCGTTGAGCTACGACAATTATTAATCGAAGCTATCCGTTACGGAGATTTACCAGAAACGAGAGCTAAATTAGAACAGGTAGTAGCCAATCGTTTAAATCGAGAACGGTTACAAGAACTTCTCTCAGAAAAAGTATTGGCGCGTGATGCGATGGATATCACCAAAATTCAACGCATTCGCGAAGAAATGGAACGAGCCGAAGCTAGAAAGCTGCAACCTCATTTTATCGGCTCATTCTTTATCGAAGCCTTCCAACATTTAGGAGGTGTAATTCGTCAAAGAGAACCCAAACGCTACCAAATTACCAATGTTCCTGCTTTAATTCGCAATCGTGGTCGTCAAATTGGAACAAGAGAGCCGATTTTAACTCGCTATGAACGAATATGTTTTGATAAGGAGTTAATCAGCGTTCCAGGTAAGCCCTTAGCTGCTTTTATTTGCCCTGGTCATCCCTTATTAGATTCCACCATCGATTTAACTTTAGAGCGTCATCGGGATGTACTCAAGCAAGGAAGTATTTTAATAGATGAAAATGACCCTGGTGAGGAAGTCCGAGTTTTAGTTACCCTCCAACATTCGATCCAAGATGCTAAAACCGACATATCAGGGAAAAGGAGAATTGTTTCTCGACGAATGCAGTATGTAGAAATTTGCTCCCCTCTTCCTATCTTGCTCCCCTCTCCTCATAGGAGAGGGGCTGGGGGTGAGGTTCAAATCCGTAATGCAGGTTATGCTCCCTATCTTGATTATCGACCCCTATCTGAAACAGAACAAACCATTATCGAAACCTTTTTAGAAGACTCTAATTTACCAACAGATATTGAAACCGAAGCAACTAAATATGCCATTTCCCAAATAGTTCCTCAACATCTGCAAGAGGTCAAGCAGCACAAGGAAGAACTTATCGATAAAACTTTAGTGGCAGTCAAAGATAGGCTGACCAAAGAAATCAACTACTGGGATTATCGCGCAGCCGAACTTAAGCAACAAGAAGAAGCAGGTAAAACTAATGCCAAGATTAACTCGGCTAAAGCTAGAGCCAGAGCAGATGAACTACAGGCTAGATTAGCTCGGCGTATCGACGAATTACAGCAAGAAAGACGCTTATCTCCTTTACCTCCTGTAGTAGCGGGAGGAGCATTAGTTGTGCCAGTTGGTTTGCTACAGAGATTACAGGGGAAAAGAGAACCACAAGCCCAAATGTTTGCTAGGGAAACCAAACGAGTAGAAATGTTTGCCATGAATGCAGTGATAGCAGCAGAGAGCAAATTAGGCTATGAACCTAAAGATGTCAGCAGTCTTAAATGTGGTTACGATATTGAGTCCCGCATCCCCGAAACAGGAGCGTTGAGATTTATCGAAGTCAAGGGCAGAATTAAAGGAGCGGAAACAGTTACCGTTACCAAGAACGAAATTATTACTGCTTTAAATAAACCCGAACATTATATTTTGGCAATTGTAGAAGTTCCACCATCTGAAGAATTTAACGCAGGTGATGCTTGGAAAGTTAAAGAGCGATCTAGCAGTTACAAAGTTCAAGATGATAGCTGTGTAGTTCACTATGTCCGACAGCCATTTCAGAAAGAGCCTGATTTTGGCGTGACAAGTGTTAATTATAATTTGCAGGAATTAAAACAGCGAGGTCAAAAACCTTACTAA
- a CDS encoding transcriptional regulator has protein sequence MPITRDFRETVNARVQREPKFAKALLDEAASLFLNGEPETARLILRDLVNATTGFEALACETSLPSKSLHRMLSAKGNPTMNNLTAIFTVLRKQLNVNLEVHTISCS, from the coding sequence ATGCCTATAACTAGAGATTTTAGAGAAACGGTTAATGCTAGAGTTCAAAGAGAGCCTAAATTTGCCAAAGCATTACTAGATGAAGCAGCTTCTCTTTTTCTTAACGGTGAACCAGAAACAGCCAGACTGATTTTGAGAGATTTAGTCAATGCAACTACAGGTTTTGAAGCATTAGCTTGTGAGACTTCATTGCCGAGCAAAAGTCTGCACAGAATGTTATCTGCTAAAGGCAATCCTACCATGAATAATTTAACGGCTATTTTTACCGTCTTACGTAAACAATTAAATGTGAATTTAGAGGTTCATACCATTTCTTGCTCTTGA